The following coding sequences are from one Mycobacterium bourgelatii window:
- a CDS encoding MmpS family transport accessory protein, producing the protein MSALRTTMLRAAGRHWLPLLALVSLVIGGFVIHRIHGIFGSNTEITREGSGIANDAKPFNPKKVTYEVYGPVGTLANINYLDLSANPQSIKQAPLPWALTLTTTAPATAPILLAQGNSYNIGCRITVDGEVKDEKTAQGVDAFTFCQVKAA; encoded by the coding sequence ATGAGCGCCCTGAGGACCACCATGCTGAGGGCAGCCGGTCGGCACTGGCTGCCCCTGCTCGCGTTGGTGTCGCTGGTGATCGGGGGATTCGTGATTCACCGCATCCACGGAATTTTCGGGTCGAACACCGAGATCACCCGCGAAGGCTCGGGGATCGCCAATGACGCCAAGCCGTTCAACCCGAAGAAAGTTACCTATGAGGTATACGGCCCGGTCGGCACCCTCGCCAACATCAACTACCTCGACCTTTCGGCGAACCCGCAAAGCATCAAGCAGGCCCCGCTTCCGTGGGCGCTGACGCTGACCACCACGGCGCCGGCGACGGCCCCAATTCTGCTGGCACAGGGCAACTCCTACAACATCGGCTGCCGGATCACCGTGGACGGGGAAGTCAAGGACGAGAAGACCGCACAAGGCGTGGATGCTTTCACGTTCTGCCAGGTGAAGGCGGCATGA